Proteins encoded by one window of Candidatus Pelagibacter giovannonii:
- a CDS encoding YajQ family cyclic di-GMP-binding protein: MPSFDVISKISYPEFDNALANCLREISNRFDFKGLNISIERKDKIITTLAPDELKLKQVNELLQVHLIRRKVDPRFITIKNSENAAGSSIRQVSELEEGISQENAKKIIAEIKKLKLKIQIKIQGEDLRAEGKKRDDLQEAMSAISAVDIGLPIEFVNFRD; this comes from the coding sequence ATGCCTTCATTTGATGTAATCAGTAAAATTAGCTACCCAGAATTTGATAATGCTCTTGCCAACTGTTTAAGGGAAATTAGCAATAGATTTGATTTTAAAGGACTTAATATTTCAATTGAAAGAAAAGATAAGATTATTACCACATTAGCACCTGATGAATTAAAACTAAAACAAGTAAATGAATTATTGCAAGTTCATCTTATAAGACGAAAAGTAGATCCAAGATTCATAACAATTAAAAATTCAGAAAATGCTGCAGGTTCATCAATTAGACAAGTTAGCGAACTAGAAGAAGGTATTAGCCAAGAAAATGCAAAAAAGATTATTGCTGAAATAAAGAAACTAAAACTTAAAATTCAGATTAAAATTCAAGGAGAAGATTTACGAGCTGAAGGAAAAAAAAGAGATGACCTTCAAGAAGCAATGTCAGCAATAAGTGCTGTTGATATTGGTCTACCCATAGAATTTGTTAACTTCAGAGATTAA
- a CDS encoding MFS transporter, which translates to MNKVLKNSWALFLGMGFLMMAYGFQGSLLGVRAVQEEFSLASTGFMMSGYFVGYFIGTSTITVLISRVGHIRVFAAFASLASLVILVHSVFVNPLVWFFLRVLTGISMVCIYTVAESWLNDRSSNKNRGSVLSIYMVILYGSMGIGMFLLNFSSPANYEPFILISIITSIALIPILLTKKKPPTFKKIKGMPLKELYETSPFGMVSALFYGTIQSALFTLLAVYAASMNFTIFQISLVTFLLAISGAISQYPIGKLSDKYDRRKVIVISTFGASFFALLAILSSGQMYLPGELATSKVWFFIFLILFSICSLPMFSLICAHTNDYIPKEKFVAAGAGIQFTFGLGAMSGPFLCSIFMNVVGSNGFFVFLLFFHALIGVFGVYRMRVRQTVENPDSQFVAMPSTITPAGIELNPTTEPIEEPKKPEEVQPVTNL; encoded by the coding sequence ATGAATAAAGTTTTAAAGAATTCTTGGGCATTGTTTTTAGGTATGGGCTTTTTAATGATGGCCTATGGATTTCAGGGTTCACTCCTAGGTGTAAGAGCTGTTCAAGAAGAATTCAGTTTAGCTTCAACTGGTTTTATGATGTCTGGGTATTTTGTTGGATATTTTATTGGTACATCAACAATTACTGTTCTTATATCTAGAGTTGGTCATATTAGAGTTTTTGCAGCTTTTGCATCTTTAGCATCTTTAGTTATTTTAGTTCACTCAGTTTTTGTTAATCCTCTTGTTTGGTTTTTTTTAAGAGTGTTAACAGGAATAAGCATGGTTTGTATTTATACAGTTGCTGAAAGTTGGCTAAACGATAGATCATCCAATAAAAATAGAGGAAGTGTTTTGTCTATTTATATGGTCATTTTATATGGCTCAATGGGTATAGGAATGTTTTTACTAAATTTTAGTAGTCCTGCAAATTATGAACCTTTCATATTAATTTCAATCATTACATCTATTGCACTTATACCTATTCTCTTAACTAAAAAAAAACCACCAACATTTAAAAAAATTAAAGGTATGCCTTTAAAAGAACTTTATGAAACTTCACCATTTGGAATGGTAAGTGCTCTTTTTTATGGAACAATCCAGTCAGCGCTATTTACATTGTTAGCAGTATATGCGGCATCAATGAATTTTACTATTTTTCAAATATCACTTGTAACTTTTCTTTTAGCAATTTCTGGTGCTATCTCTCAATATCCTATTGGAAAGCTTTCTGACAAATATGATAGAAGAAAAGTAATAGTCATCTCAACTTTCGGTGCTTCTTTTTTTGCTTTACTTGCTATTCTATCATCAGGTCAAATGTACTTGCCTGGTGAACTTGCTACAAGCAAAGTATGGTTTTTTATTTTTTTAATTTTATTTTCTATTTGTAGCTTACCGATGTTCTCTTTAATTTGTGCACATACTAATGATTATATACCAAAAGAAAAATTTGTAGCAGCTGGGGCAGGTATACAGTTTACATTTGGCTTGGGCGCTATGAGTGGTCCATTCCTTTGTTCAATATTTATGAATGTTGTTGGCTCTAATGGTTTTTTTGTATTTTTACTTTTCTTTCATGCTTTAATAGGTGTGTTTGGTGTATATAGAATGAGAGTTAGACAAACAGTTGAAAACCCAGACTCTCAGTTCGTCGCTATGCCTTCAACTATTACACCTGCTGGTATTGAATTAAATCCAACAACAGAACCTATTGAAGAACCCAAAAAACCTGAAGAGGTTCAACCAGTAACAAATCTTTAA
- a CDS encoding DUF3810 domain-containing protein: MKKLLGILILGFLLSGNANAGVNEPGVTSIAGCDSGLKSVNKKFIKKHLKKLSKKNETSVLYASCDYDNYSWAVNKGKDLEKLHKKTYKQCTKYAKKHTGKECYLYAVNDEIVWKYDKAKALILAKTETAEASVLIERKKKLNKKPGRFFEDQPDVSDDFQFHLIYFLDNKTKDKERDISGYIEKEMKKADDAFFKMTKNKQRFKFDYREDGKLDVTFVRMDRKARSGGWNVNYPDYYLTKNGFNNPKKMYLSFTDSASGDGGQMGPHHGYIFIGKAGSQYPQIIIHEMLHGLGFAMPCTKGVRDGAHMGSGILARGGGLKLPKALYGHDDLTCPDLKDSVYLTPTSDNPFDPLPIACALGQMKRGSPPGNFEIPPRYTHKKLLKGRKNEWCTYNLHTYAEDDWFKKWKK, translated from the coding sequence ATGAAAAAACTTTTAGGGATCTTGATTCTCGGTTTTCTGTTGAGTGGGAATGCTAATGCAGGTGTTAATGAACCTGGAGTAACGTCTATAGCAGGGTGTGATAGTGGTCTTAAATCGGTAAATAAAAAATTTATAAAAAAACATTTAAAAAAATTATCAAAAAAAAATGAAACTAGTGTTCTCTATGCCAGTTGCGATTATGATAATTATTCTTGGGCAGTTAATAAAGGCAAGGACTTAGAAAAACTTCATAAGAAAACATATAAACAATGTACGAAATATGCCAAGAAACATACGGGTAAAGAATGTTATTTGTATGCTGTTAATGATGAAATTGTTTGGAAATACGACAAGGCTAAAGCATTAATCTTAGCAAAAACTGAAACAGCAGAAGCAAGTGTATTAATAGAAAGAAAAAAAAAATTAAATAAGAAACCAGGAAGATTTTTTGAAGATCAACCTGATGTAAGTGATGATTTTCAATTCCATTTAATTTATTTTTTAGACAATAAAACTAAAGATAAGGAAAGAGATATATCTGGATATATTGAGAAAGAAATGAAAAAAGCTGATGATGCTTTTTTTAAAATGACTAAAAACAAACAAAGATTTAAGTTTGATTATAGAGAAGATGGAAAACTAGATGTGACTTTCGTTAGAATGGATAGAAAAGCAAGAAGTGGTGGATGGAATGTAAATTATCCAGATTATTATCTAACAAAAAATGGTTTTAATAACCCTAAAAAAATGTATTTATCTTTTACCGACTCTGCTAGCGGAGATGGGGGACAAATGGGCCCACATCATGGGTATATTTTTATAGGTAAAGCAGGCTCTCAGTATCCTCAAATTATAATTCATGAAATGCTGCACGGTTTAGGTTTTGCTATGCCTTGCACAAAAGGAGTACGAGATGGAGCCCACATGGGTTCTGGAATTTTAGCACGGGGTGGAGGATTAAAACTTCCAAAAGCACTTTATGGTCATGATGATTTAACATGTCCAGATTTAAAGGACTCTGTTTATTTAACCCCAACATCAGACAACCCTTTTGACCCTCTGCCTATTGCATGTGCTTTAGGACAAATGAAAAGAGGTAGTCCACCAGGTAATTTTGAAATTCCTCCTAGATACACTCATAAAAAATTACTCAAAGGTAGAAAGAATGAGTGGTGTACATATAATCTCCATACTTATGCTGAAGATGATTGGTTTAAAAAGTGGAAAAAATAA
- a CDS encoding DMT family transporter, protein MLELKNEKIAIPVVLLAGLIWSFGPLVVRYMNEPNLVPWQYIFARGLTIFLILNLYLFFEEGKDFYKNYLKIGISGIIGGTGLGIAMITFIYSITNTSAAVTLLCLAAMPFFTALLGFLFLKERISVNVWIAIFIATVGIIIIALGNTEKNSLLGLIFGMTSSIGFSIFSVTLRWKKETPKFTTVAFAGLFCFVVAAIVILSNDMVFLSTSYNGALFSIHGTLVCMGLILYSIGSKAIPAAELTLLSLTEVIGGIFWVWIPILGINEIPSTNTIIGGFFLFMSIIYYSLTIKSNRRFIALN, encoded by the coding sequence ATGCTTGAGTTAAAAAATGAAAAAATTGCTATACCTGTTGTTTTATTAGCGGGTCTTATATGGTCTTTTGGACCTTTAGTTGTTCGGTATATGAATGAACCAAATTTAGTTCCATGGCAATATATTTTTGCACGTGGCCTTACAATCTTTTTGATTTTAAATCTTTATCTTTTCTTTGAGGAAGGAAAAGATTTTTATAAGAATTATTTAAAAATTGGAATTTCAGGTATCATTGGTGGAACTGGACTAGGTATTGCAATGATAACCTTCATTTACTCCATTACAAATACTAGCGCTGCTGTTACTTTGCTTTGCTTAGCTGCCATGCCTTTTTTTACAGCTTTATTAGGTTTCTTATTTTTAAAAGAAAGAATATCAGTCAATGTTTGGATAGCCATATTTATTGCAACAGTTGGAATAATAATAATAGCTTTAGGTAATACAGAAAAAAATTCTTTATTAGGACTTATTTTTGGAATGACTTCGTCTATTGGGTTTTCTATTTTTTCAGTAACCTTGAGATGGAAAAAAGAAACTCCAAAATTTACAACTGTAGCATTTGCAGGTTTATTCTGCTTTGTAGTTGCAGCAATAGTTATTTTATCTAATGATATGGTTTTTCTATCTACAAGTTATAATGGAGCATTATTTTCTATTCATGGAACATTAGTTTGTATGGGGTTGATTTTATATTCTATAGGATCAAAAGCTATACCAGCGGCAGAATTAACTTTGTTGTCATTAACTGAAGTTATAGGTGGTATATTTTGGGTATGGATTCCAATTTTAGGAATTAATGAAATACCATCTACTAATACGATAATAGGAGGCTTCTTCCTTTTTATGTCTATTATTTATTATAGTCTTACAATTAAATCTAATAGACGGTTTATTGCTCTTAATTAA
- a CDS encoding NAD(P)/FAD-dependent oxidoreductase has protein sequence MTEKFDVIVVGAGAAGMMSSIEAGKRGRKVLLVDHAKKIGEKIRISGGGRCNFTNIHTHPSKFISSNPKFVISALKQYTQNNFIDLIKKHNIKFHEKKLGQLFCDESAQQIIDMLLLECEMANVVLKKNTTIDDIDKQDNKYFIVVGEDKYFCESLIIATGGLSIPKIGASKFGYDIAQKFNLKVIETLPALVPLTFSEKILAICKELTGLSVEAVVSFKKTFFEEGMLFTHRGLSGPSILQISSYWKLGDDIKVNLSPKLDVDRFLNDRKISNPKQDISIIISEILPKRLAHIICNENSVNGNICELSNKVLTSLSNSINAWAINPIGTEGYRTAEVTLGGIDTEEISSKTMMSNKHPGLFFIGEVVDVTGHLGGYNFQWAWSSGYVAGQYA, from the coding sequence ATGACAGAAAAATTTGATGTTATTGTTGTAGGTGCAGGTGCTGCTGGCATGATGAGTTCTATAGAAGCTGGTAAGCGTGGAAGAAAAGTACTTTTAGTTGATCATGCAAAAAAAATAGGAGAAAAAATTAGAATATCTGGTGGTGGAAGATGTAATTTTACAAACATACATACTCACCCCAGTAAGTTTATATCAAGCAATCCAAAATTTGTAATATCAGCTTTAAAACAATACACCCAAAATAACTTCATAGATTTAATAAAAAAACATAATATTAAATTTCATGAAAAAAAATTAGGACAACTCTTTTGTGACGAAAGTGCTCAACAAATCATAGATATGTTACTTTTAGAGTGTGAGATGGCAAATGTAGTTTTAAAAAAAAATACAACTATTGATGATATAGATAAACAAGATAATAAATATTTTATAGTTGTTGGTGAGGATAAATATTTTTGTGAATCTTTAATTATTGCAACGGGTGGTCTATCTATTCCAAAAATTGGAGCAAGTAAATTTGGCTATGATATTGCTCAAAAATTTAATTTAAAAGTTATTGAAACATTACCAGCATTAGTTCCTTTAACTTTTAGTGAAAAAATACTAGCAATTTGCAAGGAACTTACAGGGTTATCTGTTGAAGCAGTTGTTTCATTTAAAAAAACTTTTTTTGAAGAAGGGATGTTGTTTACCCATAGAGGTTTGAGCGGACCCTCTATATTACAAATTTCTTCTTATTGGAAATTGGGAGATGATATCAAAGTCAACTTATCACCAAAACTAGATGTAGATAGATTTCTAAATGATAGAAAAATTTCTAATCCTAAACAAGATATAAGCATTATAATTTCTGAAATCCTTCCTAAACGATTAGCTCATATAATCTGTAATGAAAATAGCGTTAATGGAAATATATGTGAATTATCTAACAAAGTATTAACCAGCTTGAGTAATTCTATAAATGCTTGGGCGATAAATCCGATTGGAACTGAAGGTTATAGAACTGCAGAAGTTACATTGGGTGGTATTGACACTGAAGAAATTTCTTCTAAAACAATGATGTCCAATAAACACCCTGGATTATTTTTTATTGGAGAAGTTGTAGATGTTACTGGCCATTTAGGTGGTTATAATTTTCAATGGGCTTGGTCTTCTGGGTATGTGGCTGGCCAATACGCTTAA
- a CDS encoding threonine aldolase family protein, whose translation MEKIKTKRERVKFASDNVAGACPEVLDAILKANDGDRAPYGDDEISKNLQDKFSEIFEKKVIIFPTSSGTAANALALSTMTPSFGNIYCHKLSHINVDECGAPEFYTGGAKLVNLNGVNGKITAEELNKSISGKGVVHHTQPSSVSITQLCETGEAYELDEIKKISEIAHNHKLNMHMDGARFANALVSLDCSPAEMTWKSGIDVLSFGATKNGCLAAEAIIFFKPELVGNLPFLMKRAGHLLSKMSFVSAQLDAYITNEVWLRNAKHANAMGKKLSQGLNQHKNIELAYPTDANEIFVKIPKDIIDQLNSEGYTINDDEWDGKAVRLVTAWNTNLSDIETFLNFIK comes from the coding sequence ATGGAAAAAATTAAAACAAAAAGAGAGCGAGTAAAATTTGCCTCAGATAATGTTGCAGGTGCTTGTCCTGAAGTATTGGATGCAATTTTAAAAGCTAATGATGGAGATAGAGCTCCCTATGGTGATGACGAAATTTCAAAAAATTTACAAGATAAATTTTCAGAAATATTTGAAAAAAAGGTAATTATTTTTCCAACATCTTCTGGAACTGCAGCTAATGCACTAGCTTTATCTACGATGACACCATCTTTTGGAAATATCTATTGTCATAAACTTTCTCATATTAATGTAGATGAATGTGGAGCACCTGAATTTTATACTGGGGGAGCAAAATTAGTAAATCTTAACGGAGTTAATGGAAAAATTACTGCTGAGGAGCTCAATAAATCAATTAGTGGGAAGGGTGTTGTTCATCACACTCAACCTTCATCAGTAAGTATTACACAACTTTGCGAAACAGGTGAAGCTTATGAATTAGATGAAATAAAAAAAATATCAGAAATTGCTCATAATCATAAACTTAATATGCATATGGATGGAGCTAGGTTTGCTAATGCTTTAGTTTCACTAGATTGTAGCCCTGCAGAAATGACTTGGAAATCTGGTATTGACGTACTTTCTTTTGGAGCAACTAAAAATGGATGTTTAGCAGCAGAAGCTATTATTTTTTTCAAACCAGAGTTAGTTGGTAACTTACCTTTTTTAATGAAAAGAGCAGGGCATTTACTCTCAAAAATGAGTTTTGTATCAGCACAATTAGATGCCTATATCACAAATGAAGTTTGGCTAAGAAATGCAAAACATGCAAACGCTATGGGTAAAAAATTAAGTCAAGGTTTAAACCAACACAAAAATATTGAGCTGGCTTATCCTACTGATGCGAATGAAATATTTGTAAAGATACCAAAAGATATAATTGATCAATTAAATTCAGAAGGATATACAATTAATGATGATGAATGGGATGGTAAGGCGGTTAGATTAGTTACTGCATGGAATACTAATCTATCTGATATTGAGACTTTTTTAAATTTTATTAAGTAA
- a CDS encoding SlyX family protein, producing the protein MEDLVKKLEEQISFLQNEISQMSNELYSQQKEVSVLKKQISNIEKRINELENSDDAGMVMIDKKPPHY; encoded by the coding sequence ATGGAAGATTTAGTCAAAAAGTTAGAAGAACAGATCAGCTTTCTTCAAAATGAAATATCCCAAATGAGCAATGAACTGTATTCTCAGCAAAAAGAAGTATCAGTTTTAAAAAAACAAATTTCAAATATTGAAAAAAGAATTAATGAATTAGAGAATAGTGATGATGCGGGAATGGTTATGATTGATAAAAAACCTCCACATTACTAA
- a CDS encoding serine/threonine protein kinase: MSKKTVVNSWNEWDPLKHVIVGKADGTCIPAPEPALDAKVPEDSDMRGQFGPRTKDTVDKANQLLDDFSNMLIKRGIKVDRPDPIDFNKKTSTPDWEADTMFGCMPPRDVLLTVGSEILEATMSYRCRWFEYLCYRPLLKKYYDDDPNMRHEAAPKPRLTDADYRKDYLSDKIGIQKRLEWTEDKFFVTTEEEPLFDAADVLRFGKDLVVQHGFTTNLKGIDWLKRHYKDHRVHAVNFPGDPYPIHIDATFTPIKEGLIINNPQRRLPKEQRKLFEDNGWEIIDSAQPAHNEPPALCYSSTWLSMNVLVLDPKTVCVEKSEVYQAEQLDKLGMEVIPVDMRDAYAFGGGLHCCTADVYREGELKDYFPKQ, from the coding sequence ATGAGTAAAAAAACTGTAGTTAATAGCTGGAATGAATGGGATCCTTTAAAGCATGTAATTGTTGGTAAGGCTGACGGTACTTGTATTCCAGCACCAGAACCAGCTTTGGACGCTAAGGTTCCAGAAGATTCTGACATGCGTGGTCAGTTTGGACCAAGAACAAAAGATACAGTTGATAAGGCAAATCAGTTGTTAGATGATTTTTCAAATATGCTTATTAAAAGAGGCATTAAAGTAGATAGACCAGATCCAATAGATTTTAATAAAAAAACATCAACTCCAGATTGGGAGGCAGATACAATGTTTGGCTGTATGCCACCAAGAGATGTTTTATTAACTGTTGGAAGTGAAATTTTAGAAGCAACGATGAGTTATAGATGTAGATGGTTCGAATATCTTTGTTACAGACCTTTGTTAAAAAAATATTATGATGATGATCCTAATATGAGACATGAAGCCGCTCCTAAACCAAGATTAACTGACGCGGATTATAGAAAGGATTATTTATCAGATAAAATTGGAATTCAAAAAAGATTAGAATGGACTGAAGATAAATTTTTTGTAACAACTGAAGAGGAACCTTTATTTGATGCTGCAGATGTTTTAAGGTTTGGTAAAGATCTTGTTGTTCAGCATGGTTTTACAACCAATCTAAAAGGAATTGATTGGTTAAAAAGACATTATAAAGACCATAGAGTTCATGCAGTTAATTTTCCAGGTGACCCATATCCAATTCATATAGATGCAACTTTTACCCCAATTAAAGAGGGTTTAATTATTAATAATCCACAAAGAAGACTACCAAAAGAACAAAGAAAATTATTTGAAGATAACGGCTGGGAAATTATTGATAGTGCACAACCAGCTCATAATGAACCACCTGCACTTTGTTATTCGTCAACATGGCTATCAATGAATGTTCTAGTATTAGATCCAAAAACTGTTTGTGTTGAAAAAAGTGAAGTATATCAAGCAGAACAATTAGATAAATTAGGTATGGAAGTAATACCAGTAGACATGAGAGACGCCTATGCATTTGGAGGTGGACTTCATTGTTGTACTGCAGATGTTTATAGAGAAGGTGAATTGAAAGATTATTTTCCAAAACAATAA
- a CDS encoding aminopeptidase P family protein, whose product MERPDFFTLKNGDKAKLPFTDQEYQRRLTNLRTIMSKNNLDMIILTSMHNIAYYTGFIYCSFGRPYGCIVTANKISTISANIDASQPWRRSHGDNVIYTDWKRDNFLKAIVSIIGRDEPPKNIGIENDHVTLDVKEKLTSIFTFSVFSDVSKDLMQLRMKKSSEEIEIIKNGARIADLGGEEIVKNIKVGESELEIAIAGRDKMEREIAKTYPDAEYMDTWVWFQSGLNTDGAHNPKTNRKLEAGDILSLNTFPMISGYYTALERTLFLDKIDDASLKAWEANVKVHKRGLELIKPGVKCSAICHELNELFAELGYLHYRTFGYGHSFGVLSHFYGREAGLELREDIDTVLEENMVVSMEPMIMIPDGKPGAGGYREHDILVIGKDNAENITKFPFGPEHNIIKS is encoded by the coding sequence ATGGAAAGACCTGATTTTTTTACTTTAAAAAATGGAGATAAGGCAAAATTACCTTTCACAGATCAAGAATATCAAAGACGATTAACTAATTTAAGAACCATAATGAGTAAAAATAATCTTGATATGATTATTTTAACTTCGATGCACAATATTGCCTACTATACAGGATTCATCTATTGTTCTTTTGGTAGACCTTATGGATGTATTGTAACAGCCAATAAAATTTCAACAATTTCTGCAAACATAGATGCAAGCCAACCTTGGCGGAGATCTCATGGTGATAACGTAATTTATACTGACTGGAAAAGAGATAATTTTTTAAAAGCTATAGTTTCAATTATAGGAAGAGATGAACCACCAAAAAATATTGGCATTGAAAACGATCATGTAACTTTAGATGTGAAAGAAAAGCTTACGTCTATTTTTACTTTTTCAGTTTTTAGTGATGTTTCTAAGGATTTGATGCAACTAAGGATGAAAAAGTCTAGTGAAGAAATAGAAATTATTAAAAATGGTGCAAGAATTGCTGATCTTGGGGGTGAAGAGATTGTAAAGAATATTAAAGTTGGAGAAAGTGAGCTTGAAATTGCAATAGCAGGTAGAGATAAAATGGAGCGTGAAATTGCAAAAACCTACCCTGATGCTGAATATATGGATACCTGGGTTTGGTTTCAGTCAGGATTAAATACAGATGGAGCGCATAACCCAAAAACTAATAGAAAATTAGAAGCAGGAGATATTCTTTCTTTAAATACCTTTCCTATGATCTCAGGGTACTACACAGCTTTAGAGAGAACTCTTTTTTTAGATAAAATAGATGATGCCTCTTTAAAAGCTTGGGAAGCAAATGTTAAAGTTCATAAAAGAGGACTAGAGTTAATTAAACCAGGTGTGAAATGTTCTGCCATCTGTCATGAGCTGAATGAGCTATTTGCTGAACTTGGTTATCTTCATTACCGAACATTTGGTTATGGTCATTCATTTGGTGTCCTATCTCATTTCTATGGTAGAGAAGCTGGACTAGAATTACGAGAGGACATAGACACTGTATTAGAAGAAAATATGGTCGTTTCTATGGAGCCTATGATCATGATACCTGATGGAAAACCAGGAGCTGGTGGATACAGAGAACATGATATCCTAGTTATAGGAAAAGATAATGCTGAAAACATTACTAAGTTTCCTTTTGGACCAGAACATAATATTATTAAATCATAA